A part of Melittangium boletus DSM 14713 genomic DNA contains:
- a CDS encoding AAA family ATPase: MGFTLEVYNYRALRQVDWSPSGVCAITGPNGAGKTTLLSAIEFLRHFLERGVQAAIEFSGGTASIVNQHAPHERILLRLFSGNCLWEVLPLLKSPSLEIIERLVIDKKTVAAQTPSKNQASILEREVEVSGDSVFGQAIRLIPSELREAVKPLHELVSNFRLYQNLQFWNLRTIGSPATADLHLHSDGGNAFSLLRNWKAGRREHEERWLFVREGLRECFPELFEDLEFLAAGQTVTVQFFFKGLREPVAAYSAPHGLLVALLHLCAIASAPDHGAVAIDEPENGLHPFAIRTLLELARARAEARDVTILLATHSPVVLNTFNTEPGRVYIMEPGHDTLPIALSEHSDPEWLSHFALGDLYSDQSFGAQKRSPP, encoded by the coding sequence ATGGGATTCACGTTGGAGGTCTACAACTACCGCGCACTCCGCCAAGTGGACTGGAGCCCCTCGGGCGTCTGCGCCATCACGGGACCCAATGGCGCGGGGAAGACCACACTGCTGTCGGCCATCGAGTTCCTCCGGCACTTCCTCGAGCGCGGCGTTCAGGCAGCCATCGAGTTCTCTGGTGGGACCGCGAGCATCGTGAACCAGCACGCGCCGCATGAACGCATCCTGCTCCGGCTCTTCAGCGGCAACTGCCTCTGGGAAGTGCTCCCCCTGCTCAAATCGCCGTCCCTGGAAATCATCGAGCGGTTGGTGATCGACAAGAAGACCGTCGCTGCTCAAACGCCCTCGAAGAACCAAGCCTCCATCCTGGAGCGGGAAGTGGAGGTCTCGGGTGACTCGGTCTTCGGGCAGGCCATTCGCCTTATCCCGAGCGAACTGCGCGAGGCCGTGAAGCCGTTGCACGAACTCGTGTCGAACTTCCGGCTGTATCAAAACCTCCAGTTCTGGAACCTGCGGACCATCGGCTCGCCCGCCACGGCGGATCTGCACCTCCACTCGGATGGAGGCAATGCGTTCTCCCTCTTGCGCAACTGGAAGGCGGGACGCCGCGAACACGAGGAGCGCTGGCTGTTTGTCCGCGAGGGTCTGCGCGAGTGCTTCCCGGAACTCTTCGAGGATCTCGAGTTCCTCGCGGCGGGACAGACCGTCACGGTCCAGTTCTTCTTCAAGGGACTGCGTGAGCCGGTCGCGGCCTACTCGGCGCCCCATGGACTGCTCGTGGCCCTGCTGCACCTGTGCGCCATCGCCTCCGCGCCGGACCATGGCGCCGTGGCCATCGACGAGCCCGAGAACGGCTTGCACCCCTTCGCCATTCGGACCTTGTTGGAGCTCGCGCGGGCCCGCGCCGAGGCCCGGGATGTGACCATCCTCCTCGCGACCCACTCGCCCGTGGTGCTCAATACCTTCAATACGGAGCCTGGCCGCGTCTACATCATGGAGCCCGGGCACGA